Part of the Sulfurimonas denitrificans DSM 1251 genome is shown below.
GAGCCACTAAGAGAACTTTTTAAAGATGAGGTTCGTAAAATCGGACTAGAATTAGGACTTCCCGAATCCATGATAAACCGTCATCCATTCCCTGGTCCAGGACTTGCAATTCGTATCATGGGAGATGTAAATGAGGCTGATTTAACACTTCTTCGTGAAGCAGATGTTATTTTGCTAGATGAGCTAAAAGCTAGTGGGTACTATGCAAAAACATGGCAAGCGTTTGTGGTTTTATTAAATGTAAAATCGGTTGGAGTTATGGGCGATAACCGCACTTATGATAATACTGTTTGTGTAAGAGTTGTTGAGGCAGTTGATGGAATGACTGCAACATTTGCTCATCTGCCTCATGACTTACTAGAGAGAATTAGTAGAAGAATTATAAATGAAGTAGATGGAATTAACCGTGTGGTTTATGATATAAGCTCAAAGCCGCCTGCTACAATAGAGTGGGAATAAAGAGGAGAATATGTCAAAAAATATCTATCTTTTTGCTACTTCAAAGAGTAAACATGCAAGAAGTATAAAATCTTTAGATGTTAGATACTTAAAGCCAGAAATTGACTTTTCAAAATATGATTACCTCATTGTCACATCAAAACAGACTGTAAAAGCGCTTGAACAGTACAACAAAGAGGAGTTTATAAACATTGCTGCTCTTTGCGTCTCTGATAAAACAGCAGATTCGTACAGGGCAATCGGAGGCAAGATTTTGGCAAGCGGAGATGGCTATGGTGATAATCTTATAAAAAACATAAGAGAGTTACCCCATGTTACTAAATGGCTCTATCTTAGAGCAGA
Proteins encoded:
- a CDS encoding uroporphyrinogen-III synthase is translated as MSKNIYLFATSKSKHARSIKSLDVRYLKPEIDFSKYDYLIVTSKQTVKALEQYNKEEFINIAALCVSDKTADSYRAIGGKILASGDGYGDNLIKNIRELPHVTKWLYLRAELIASSFVQIAKEEGYEIDEKILYISECSKEILEVRVEDDSTLIFTSPSSIECFLKNNTIHPNAKVIVIGTTTAAYLPKDIKYVISQNTSIESCIELAIEAK